The Schistocerca gregaria isolate iqSchGreg1 chromosome 1, iqSchGreg1.2, whole genome shotgun sequence genome includes a window with the following:
- the LOC126356379 gene encoding uncharacterized protein LOC126356379 produces MHLMCLAHGIHRVAEEVRATLPEVNSLVSSAKKVFIKAPSRVRAFKTSHPDCPLPSEPILTRWGTWISAANYYADNHRKIEEVLKGFEDSENLAIPKAKDALKNSSVLHSLSFIRAHLGGLPDLIEKLETRNKEVVKAVALDEGLRTQSKNWPGPIGERLRKN; encoded by the exons ATGCACCTCATGTGTCTGGCTCATGGCATTCATCGAGTCGCTGAAGAGGTCAGAGCCACCTTGCCAGAGGTCAACAGCCTTGTATCTTCGGCGAAGAAGGTTTTCATCAAGGCACCAAGTCGAGTGAGAGCTTTCAAGACTTCTCACCCTGACTGCCCTCTGCCATCTGAACCAATCTTGACGAGGTGGGGAACGTGGATTTCAGCTGCAAACTATTATGCAGACAaccacagaaaaattgaagag GTCCTAAAGGGTTTTGAAGATAGCGAAAATTTAGCCATACCAAAAGCCAAGGACGCATTGAAGAATTCCAGCGTGTTACACAGCCTATCTTTCATCCGAGCGCACTTGGGTGGCCTTCCAGACCTAATTGAGAAACTTGAGACTCGTAACAAGGAAGTTGTGAAGGCAGTGGCTCTCGACGAAGGACTCAGGACACAGAGCAAGAATTGGCCAGGTCCGATCGGTGAGAGACTTAGAAAAAATTGA